The DNA segment gtttgGGAAATGAGGATCAAATAAAGAGGATCGCAGAAATCTTCGCCGGAATACATAGCTAAGAGTTGTGGAAATCAAGAATGGTTAATGGAAAAACAGACAACTTtcattgaaattttatttctcAAAACTAAAGCCATGCGAAATAAtcattaaaacacacacacacacacaagtttAGTAGTTCATTACACACCAACCATATAAAGATCATTGACAAAGTTGACGGGCATTGTGGCCAGACACACAAAGACTCACAGCCCCAAAACGTtgcccacacacacacacacactataGGCAAAATGATGGAGCCAGAGAAGGAAATCAGAAGTTGATGAGAACGTGTATTAAGTAAGAACCAGATGGTTTAATCTGATCACAATCTCTCCACTTGAATCCTTCCTCTTTATCAAAACCATTAATTAAGGTCTCACGTACAGAAAGCCGTGAAAACAGCAGAACCTTATTGTTCCATTGCCCTAATCCGGACCGGTAACCTCCCTCCACCGTAGGCAGAAACTCATCAGTCCATGAATTCTCCTCCGGATCAAAAACTCCCAGACATCCAGAGTTTTGGTCCAAAAAATACACTATGTTCCTCACAACAGTGTTGGAATGGACCGACAATAATTGCTTCAAATCTAACTCTTCCCATGTCTCCGTTTTGGGGTCATATATGTTCATGGTGGTGGATCCATTGGCTGaaaagatcatcatcatcatcatcatcatcaattatGTAAGAACAGAAAAAAGTTTATTTGAACAATGTCTATTACCGGCATTTTAGTGTTCCTACCTACAGCATAGAGTTTGGACTTGAAGGAGAAGGCGAAGCCGCCGATGGGAAACGCTACGGGACCATCCATAAGGCTCCATTGGTTGGTTTGCGGGTTGTATACTTCAGTGTTGAAAAGGCAATAACCATCATTGCTAAAGCCTTGGACCACATACAAAAGGCCGTCCACTTCAGCTAATGAAAAGTCGTAACGTGGTATGTTCATGTCTGCCAGTTTTCTCCAGCTGTTTATATCATTCCGACAAGAAATCAGTTCAAAGAAAACCTCTATGTTTCTTTAGAGAAGATGTATGGATGGATGTCACATATTGATCAGTTAGTAAGAGAAGAGAGATTCAGATGGAAGACCTGTTAGTAGCAGGATTGAACTCGTAAACATCAGCCGAAGCAAGGGGAGGGTTTCTGTTCATATCATTCCAACAAGATAATCAAGAAATCAGTTGAAGAAATCACATATTGATGAGATTTGTAACAGAACTATAACGGAAGAGAGATTTAGATCAAAGACCTTTTAGTAGAAAGACTGAACTCGTTAATATCACCCGAAGCAATGGGAGGAATCCTACTGAAGTCCCAGTATTTCATACCCGTATATCCACCGATGAACAAGATCTTCTCGCCACCGATCACCGCGACGCAGAAACCCCGCTTCAATGGCCCAGGGAAAGGAGGAATCTGTCCCAGGTTGTTCCCGGAGCTGTCAAAAACTTCCCAATACACTTTTCTGCCACGGATGCTTTTCATGAAAACACACATGAACTCCTCCATTGTCCCTGTCAACTTCCGAACAGCGGCGAAATGCTCGCTCCTGAGGAAGGTCTTCCATCGCCGGCAGACTTGAGAAAGGACACGAAAGTTTGAGCGCGGGATTCGTGAGAGGCAGAGCGCCGCTACGTCGTCCGTCAAGCCGGGTATGATCGACGTTGACGACTCctccattttaaattttaattgttcTTTCGCATCAAAactaatgtattaaaaaaaaaaaaacaggaagcGTATTCAACTGTTGTAACGTGGATCATTGGCCAAAACGATACCTCTTAGATTACGTTGACCTAGTGTGGTCGTGGATAATTAAGCACAAttgaaaatgatttattatttctattaaTGTTTGTAAGCTCTAATCAAATTCAGATTATTTCATGATATTCTATTGATTTGTAAAAAGAAGTCAACGCTATTCTTATCGGAAtccaatcattttttttttgtaaaatccaataTCCAATCATGAtcctcacgtttttttttttaaattgggaACGCCTCTGCTTTGCTGCTTGGTTCACTTGGATGTGAGAAATAATAGGCATCAACAACCAAACCTTTGACCTGACAATCATCATAAAAAGGGCCTGGTGTTATGCATAGTATCATAGATTATCTCATGCATACTCCATTGGCTAACGAGCCTATGCTAAAGCAACCTCATTCCTCATCACTCAAGTATTTCAactcaatttctaaacaaataaaattattatttactaatagtttagttatttaattaaataaaaaagattattAAAGGTGTAAACCATTTACTAAGGTGTGATTGGCAACCATTTACATcaagcaatcaagctttaataaaaaaaattaaaatcacagTTCTAGAAATAACCCACAGCTGTAAAAGTGCTTTCCAGAGTCAATCTacagaaataaaaattaaagccacagcaaaaaatctacaaatatttttctacaacAAATTTTTTAAGCTACATCTATTACCAATTGAACCCTAAGTGCTATCTATAATAGAGAGTATCTTTTTCATGCCTCTCTCCTATTTCTCtcatattctctttttttttttcttttaagtgTGAGATATCTTATGGATATTTCCGTTGAACATGCTCTTATAATCCATTTTAGTTGTTGTTCCTTATTTATCAGTGTTGGTTATAAGTCAGAAGAAAAGCAAACATTTTGTACTTAATCAAGAATGGAAAACGGGAAAACCAATGTTTAAGAAATCGTTAGGTGATAACTAATCACTTTGTAGATGAGATGCGACTAGACGGATTATTCGAAGCTAAGCGAGGCTTAGACTTTgtcaaattattgatttattttatatatttttatttatataaaatatttcaattttgagttgaataattttgatgaattatcaaaattagatatacaaacaaaataaactaGACAAATTTGAGAATTCTTACTAACATTATTGCTTAATTTAACAgatttaaactaatttaaatcGATACAAATTGGTTTTAATCTATTTAAAACAGTTGCAAATGATTTGAGTCATATCAATCGGATTTAAAGGACTGAGTCGCCGCCCATACCGATTTTTAAAACCATAGGAAAAACAGACAACTTGcattcaatttttatttctcaaaaTTAAATTCATGCGCATTAATCGcgaaaatacatatataagaatCAGTTTGACAAAGTTGAGGGCATTTGCCAGACACACAAGACACAGCCACAAAACGTTAAGCACACACACTAGAGAAAAGATTGCAAGTCAAAGGGGGAAATCAGAAGTTGATGAGAACGCTGAACAAGTGAGAACCAGATGGTTTAATCTGACTACAATATCTCCACTTGGACCCTTTCTCTTTATCAAAATCATTGATTATGGTCTCATGTACAGAAAGCCTTGAAAACAGCAGAACCTTATTGTTCCATTGCCCTACTCCAAACCGGAAACCTCCCGCCACCGTAGGCACAAACACCGTGGTCCATGAGTTCTCCTCTGGATCAAACACTCCCAGACGTCCAGTCAAGTCCTTGTCCAAGAAATACACTTTGTTCCTCACAACAGTGTAGGAGTAGACAGACATTGATTTCTCCAACTCTAACTCTTCCCATGTCTTTGTTTTAGGGTCATATATGTCGACGGTGCATGATCCATTGCCTGGAAAGAACATCATAATGTATGTACGAGTAAGAAACTTAGTTTAATCAGTGTCCATTCTTGGCATTATCTTGTTCCTACCTAAAGCGTAGAGTTTGGACTTGAAGGAGAATGCAAAGCCACTGATATTTCGGAATTGTGGACAATCCATAAGGGTCCACTGATTAGTTTCCGGGTTGTATACATCAGAGTTGAGAAGGCAATAACCATCATTGGTATAGCCTCGAACCACATACAAAAGGCCGTCCACTTCAGCTAATGCAAAGTTGTAACGTGGTATGTTCATGTCCGGCAGTTTCCCCCAGCTGTTTATATCATTACAACAAGATATCAAGAAATCAGTTGAACACCAGACTCAAATCACACTCTACTACCATACAGTTGTGTAAGAATCCTGAAGAAAAGATAACCTCTATGTTTCTTTAGAGAAATGTATGTCATATTGATCAGACTTCTAAGAGAACTAATGGAAGAGAGTCAGATACAAGACCTGTTAGTAGCAGGATCAAACTCGTAAACATCAGCCGAAGCAAGGGGAGTGTTTCTATTGGTCACACAACCTCCGATCCCCGTATATCCACCGATGAACAAAATCTTCTCGCCACCGAGCACCGTGACGCCGTATCCCCACTTCAGTGGCCCAGGGACGTTAGGTATCTGTCCCAGTTTGTTCCCAGAGCTGTCGAAAACTTCCCAGTACACTTTCTTGCCAGGCACGGTTTCCATCAAAACACACATGAACTCCTCCACCGTTCCGGTCAACTTTCGAACGGCGGCAAAATGCTCGCTCCTGAGGAAGGTCTTCCATCGCCGGCAGACCTGAGAAAGTACACGAAAGTTTGAGCGCGGGATTCGTGAGAGGCAGAGCGCCGCTACATCGTCCGTCAAGCCAGGTATGATCGTCAACGACAACTCCATTTTAATTAACGACTTGGATTGATCGCTAAATGCATCATTTATTCAACTGCTGTAACGTGGTTGACATTGACCAAGTGATTATAACAGCTGAAAATGGTTAATTATTTGTTAGTTTATAATGTTTGTAAGCTTTAATCACACCGAGCCACGTTTCACGATTTTGTACTGATTTGTAAATAAAGTCAACGCTTCTGTTATCCAAAATTCAATCATGTTTTTTAATCGGCTGCGTTGTCTTACAATAATAAAAGTGAACAAAATGTATCACACAATGTGACCACACGATAACTACAGTCCCTAGGCTCAAGACGAGGCTCCTTTTTTGGACTTGGCGGCCAACTGAGTCTCCGGCTGAAAATTAAACCAGATACTACATGAGAAAAGCATATCAATCAATGGGTGATGAATGGGCATTAATACATTACCTCTTTCTTAACAGGCTCTTCCTTCTCCGACAATATCAACTCAATGTGGCATGGGTTTGACATGTAAGCTGCAGATGAAAAAGAGCCAAGTCAGCacaatgccaaaaaaaaaacaaaagtttaaataaaaagcGGTAGCAAAGAGAACATACGATTAATTCTTCCATGAGCACGGTATGTCCTCCGCCTCTGCTTTGCTGCTTGGTTCACTTGGATGTGAGAAATGAAAAGTGCATCAACATCCAACCCTTTGACCTGATAATCATCAATCCGCTATTAGTAAATTAAAAAAGCGACAAATCAGTAAAACAAAGTCAACAGTAAAGAGTCCAAAGTCACCTCAGCATTGCTCTCAGCATTCTTGAGAAGATCAAGAACGAACTGAGCAGACTTGGCAGGCCAACGACCTTGACCGTTTGAATGCCTGTTCTTCGCCTGAGCAGTACGCCCAACACCACGGCAGAAACGTGTGAAGGGGATAGCTTGCTTGTGAGCTATCACATCTTCCAAGTACCTCTTCGCCTTGATCAAGGGTAGCTTCCTTATAGCATGCGCTGTTTCCCTAGTGTTCTGTTCACAATTCACAACATGGAAAATACAGTATCAGATTAACCCAAATCAGTAAAAGAACCTAGTGTTCGTTTCCTTAAACATCGTAAGCATATtgtaatgtttaaatattacaaatgcAAACTTTTAATCAACTATAGCAATAATCATTCCAATAAACGAGTGTGGGTGgtgttaatatatatagattgatACAACAATTAACAAAGTTGATATTTTGAGTTAGAACAGAAGCTAAAATATACCATCATGAACTGAACCCATCAGATATTATAAGAAACGTAGGTTCACCCAAACACGATGACCAATTCGATTTTACTGACATTTACGTGAACTCTGTTACGTACAAAAACAGAGCCCTGCTTTTTGCTAATCAGGTTTTGTCCTAATCTCCTATAGTAATCCCTAATCAGATTCATTTCTAAGATTTAACATTAGCACTAGAAATTTACCTTAAAGTGTACCCTGAGATCTGCTCCCCTCGCCTTGCAAGCTGAAAGAACGTACCGAACGAACGATATTAATAACTGTAGTAACCCAATAACACTGTGAAGCTAGATAATCAGTGTTCTTACATTTGGTGAAATTGTCGGGTTCTTGCGAGTACTTCACCTGacgagaaagaagaaaacaataaGATAAGCATAGAAGCACGTATTACAAGCTAAGAACATGTTAACTAGTGTGATTGAAGCATTACCATGACGGCCAACGAGAAGAGGTTCTGCGTTGGATAAtggtttagtttatatataagcTGGGAGACATGAAACCCTAAACGACGAGGTGTGTTTGGGCCCTTTTTGGGCCACTTCCCATTACGTTATTAATGGGCTTTTAGCGGGCTTTAATTATTTTGGAGGACGGTGATGTCATTAGCATTAAagaagtatataaagagagggTTAAGAGGTATCTAGGGCTTCGTTTcgtagagaaagaaagagagagagagaagatgagtGGAGAAAACGACAACGGCGGTGCTAAGCGCAGGGGCTCGGTCAAGTGGTTTGCTGCCGAGAAGGGGTTCGGTTTCATCACTCCCGAAGACGGCGGCGAAGATCTCTTCGTTCACCAGTCTTCCATCAGATCTGAGGGATACCGAAGCCTCGCTGAAGGAGAATCTGTCGAGTTCCTTGTTGAGGTCGACAACAGCAGTGGCCGTACCAAGGCCATCGAGGTGACCGGACCTGATGGCGCTCCTGTCCAAGGTACCAGCCGTGGTTCAGCTGGCGGACGCGGAGGCTTTGGCGGCGACGGGTACGGAGGAAGAGGTGGAGGCCGTGGAAGTTACGGTGGACGAGGTGGCGGCGGTGGTGgccgaggaggaggaggaggcgacTGCTACAAGTGTGGTGAGCCAGGTCACATGGCGAGAGAGTGTTCCCAAGGAGGGGGAGGATACGGAGGTGGAGGTAGAGGAGGTGGCGGCGGTGGAGGAAGCTGCTACTCCTGTGGCGAGTCGGGACATTTCTCGAGGGATTGTACTAGCGGTGGACGTTGAAACGGATAGCGGTCCGGAGGTTGGTAAGGCTGAGTTTGTTATGATCTGATGGACAAGTCTTGTCGATGCGTACTATCTCTTTATTATTCTCGTTTTTTGCTTATGACGGATGGATCTTTGTCGTTTTCTATGTTTGTTTTTCGGTTAAATGCCTGATGGTTTCGAATTACGGATTATGGTTATTTGTTTCTGCTATTTTATGGTTTGACGGTGTTGTTGCATGTGACGGATTCATTTCATATTTAAGGCTGGTTTTAAATCCATTTGGGagttttaatagatttgaaAGAATTACAATTGACAAACCGTGTCATGGTTCTAGGTTTAAAAAGGAGATTCATTAATGTTATGATTTTTTTgtccaaaacattttttggattAAGACTTAAAGGAAGTGGGGACCCATGACACAGACCCTTTTCAAATGCTGTAGTGTTCAAACAATCCAATCTAATTAAAGACGATTATTCGTAGAAAGACTTCAAAGATTTCACTATGGACCTTATCGAAAAACTTATTGTAACCAACATATATAATCGTAAACCTTCAAGATTGTAAACTGTAAGAAAAATACAATGCAATAGCTTACCTGATGGAGTATGAGAGACTTAGGATAGCTCCATCATGTCTTACGTAAAATATGTACGGATGAGTTGTTTAATGTTTAAGTTAATCATCGTCATCTCCCAAAAAACTGTTGAGCATAAATTTCAAGTATGTTTATGTAGTGATGATACAGTATATCCAATCTCACATAACAAGTACATAACATTTTTCTTAATTCATTTGGGTTTAGATTGGATTGATGGTCAATACATGGAATGTGTAGGTGTTTGTCTCAGGACAACATCAAAAGGCCCAGTTCGACCCAAAAAGGCATTAAATAAAGTCCATTAAAAAGCCCAATAATGTTGCAAACAAAACGTCCGGCTAAAACCCTCGGAGACGTCTATCATTTCCAggtctttcttcttcattttcatccAACTTCCCAAGCATTCAGAACCAAACCCTAGATTTGATTTCCCCCGATGGAGTTCTCTGCCGCTGATTTCGATAGGCTTATGATGGTGGACCTCGCTCGAAACGCTTGCGAGGAACAGTACAAGAAGGATCCTCTCGATTCTGAGGTTTGCACTATATGATTAGTTTTTTCCCTATCGTTCAGGATCATTGTATGGAGATGTATAACCTGAATTAGATTTTAGGAGATCAGATTGATTGATATAGGTTTCTCCGATTCGATTTGATATACAGAATTTGCTAAAGTGGGGTGGAGCATTGCTTGAACTTTCCCAGTTCCAGAGTGTTGCTGATGCGAAGCTCATGTTAGATGGTATGAGAGTCTTTGTTAACAAAGTGTTATATAAATCTTTTgctaagaaaataaca comes from the Brassica napus cultivar Da-Ae chromosome A7, Da-Ae, whole genome shotgun sequence genome and includes:
- the LOC106356325 gene encoding putative F-box/kelch-repeat protein At1g27420, producing MEESSTSIIPGLTDDVAALCLSRIPRSNFRVLSQVCRRWKTFLRSEHFAAVRKLTGTMEEFMCVFMKSIRGRKVYWEVFDSSGNNLGQIPPFPGPLKRGFCVAVIGGEKILFIGGYTGMKYWDFSRIPPIASGDINEFSLSTKRNPPLASADVYEFNPATNSWRKLADMNIPRYDFSLAEVDGLLYVVQGFSNDGYCLFNTEVYNPQTNQWSLMDGPVAFPIGGFAFSFKSKLYAVANGSTTMNIYDPKTETWEELDLKQLLSVHSNTVVRNIVYFLDQNSGCLGVFDPEENSWTDEFLPTVEGGYRSGLGQWNNKVLLFSRLSVRETLINGFDKEEGFKWRDCDQIKPSGSYLIHVLINF
- the LOC106358018 gene encoding putative F-box/kelch-repeat protein At1g27420, whose amino-acid sequence is MELSLTIIPGLTDDVAALCLSRIPRSNFRVLSQVCRRWKTFLRSEHFAAVRKLTGTVEEFMCVLMETVPGKKVYWEVFDSSGNKLGQIPNVPGPLKWGYGVTVLGGEKILFIGGYTGIGGCVTNRNTPLASADVYEFDPATNSWGKLPDMNIPRYNFALAEVDGLLYVVRGYTNDGYCLLNSDVYNPETNQWTLMDCPQFRNISGFAFSFKSKLYALGNGSCTVDIYDPKTKTWEELELEKSMSVYSYTVVRNKVYFLDKDLTGRLGVFDPEENSWTTVFVPTVAGGFRFGVGQWNNKVLLFSRLSVHETIINDFDKEKGSKWRYCSQIKPSGSHLFSVLINF
- the LOC106354857 gene encoding 60S ribosomal protein L17-1, which produces MVKYSQEPDNFTKSCKARGADLRVHFKNTRETAHAIRKLPLIKAKRYLEDVIAHKQAIPFTRFCRGVGRTAQAKNRHSNGQGRWPAKSAQFVLDLLKNAESNAEVKGLDVDALFISHIQVNQAAKQRRRTYRAHGRINPYMSNPCHIELILSEKEEPVKKEPETQLAAKSKKGASS
- the LOC106358021 gene encoding cold shock protein 2; this translates as MSGENDNGGAKRRGSVKWFAAEKGFGFITPEDGGEDLFVHQSSIRSEGYRSLAEGESVEFLVEVDNSSGRTKAIEVTGPDGAPVQGTSRGSAGGRGGFGGDGYGGRGGGRGSYGGRGGGGGGRGGGGGDCYKCGEPGHMARECSQGGGGYGGGGRGGGGGGGSCYSCGESGHFSRDCTSGGR